The Caretta caretta isolate rCarCar2 chromosome 10, rCarCar1.hap1, whole genome shotgun sequence genome has a window encoding:
- the LOC125643745 gene encoding uncharacterized protein LOC125643745 gives MQSSSAQVTMMESQNRKRAPAWTEREVRDLIAVWGEESVLSELRSSFRNAKTFLKISQGMKDRGHNRDPKQCRVKLKELRQAYQKTREANSRSGSEPQTCRFYDELHAILGGSATTTPAVLFDSFNGDGGNTEVGFGDEEDDDEEVVDSSQQASGETGFPDSQELFLTLDLEPVPPEPTQGCLLDSAGGEGTSAACVSMITGSSPSQRLVKLRKKKKRTRDEMFSELMLSSHTDRAQTNAWRQIMSECRKAQNDREERWRAEESKWRAEESKWRAEDRAEAQRWRQRDERRQDSMLRLLQDQTSMLQCMVELQQRQLEHRLPLQPLCNQPPSSPSSIASTPRRPRTRWGGLRPTSHSTTEDCPKKRRLSFNKF, from the exons atgcagagctcatcagcacaggtgaccatgatggagtcccagaatcgcaaaagagctccagcatggactgaacgggaggtacgggatctgatcgctgtttggggagaggaatccgtgctatcagaactccgttccagttttcgaaatgccaaaacctttctgaaaatctcccagggcatgaaggacagaggccataacagggacccgaagcagtgccgcgtgaaactgaaggagctgaggcaagcctaccagaaaaccagagaggcgaacagccgctctgggtcagagccccaaacatgccgcttctatgatgagctgcatgccattttagggggttcagccaccactaccccagccgtgttgtttgactccttcaatggagatggaggcaatacagaagtaggttttggggacgaagaagatgatgatgaggaggttgtagatagctcacagcaagcaagcggagaaaccggttttcccgacagccaggaactgtttctcaccctagacctggagccagtaccccccgaacccacccaaggctgcctcctggactcagcaggtggagaagggacctctg ctgcatgtgtttcaatgatcacaggatcttctccttcccagaggctagtgaagcttagaaagaaaaaaaaacgcactcgtgatgaaatgttctctgagctcatgctgtcctcccacactgacagagcacagacgaatgcgtggaggcaaataatgtcagagtgcaggaaagcacaaaatgaccgggaggagaggtggagggctgaagagagtaagtggcgggctgaagagagtaagtggcgggctgaagacagggctgaagctcaaaggtggcggcagcgtgatgagaggaggcaggattcaatgctgaggctgctgcaggaccaaaccagtatgctccagtgtatggttgagctgcagcaaaggcagctggagcacagactgccactgcagcccctctgtaaccaaccaccctcctccccaagttccatagcctccacacccagacgcccaagaacgcggtgggggggcctccggccaaccagccactccaccacagaggattgtccaaaaaaaagaaggctgtcattcaataaattttaa